One window of the Colletotrichum destructivum chromosome 4, complete sequence genome contains the following:
- a CDS encoding Putative HhH-GPD domain, endonuclease III-like, iron-sulfur cluster loop, DNA glycosylase, with protein sequence MIERRSVRRQSSLAAAKRILAQVDDEQDDEPVRAISKRRKIVAKPREEDAFEADFAPRADDDDDNDDNDDEDEVKETKLKDEHEEIYGIEEALEPQPKRRKVEKTRKADTAKLHARLFGPSAQAAASSTRPAEACSPRSRTHAVTYHRPLLLDGQPGRHGRDALLAWFDAVSTTRGMPWRKPWIDPREPRDDLRAALERRAYEVWISEIMLQQTRVAVVIDYWNRWMARWPTIQDLAAAPPEDVVSAWRGLGYYSRATRIHEAAKLVVGDPGWNGLMPADTAELEAKVPGVGRYTAGAISAIVFGRAAPMVDGNVLRVLSRQLGVFGNAKSDKTVIDLLWAAADALVKAVAKDSTGDDDDAEEKVPPTSDRPGRWGQALMELGSTVCTPKPNCGECPVTSTCRAYAEGLLLAAAKPRKGAGVVEDIEDLCSICEPFEDAAAEDEAAASGGDSDTDAPKTVRGAKKGATKSRPAAKQATLSAFFSSKTTQKVEPSAPKGPEVNAKTLEVVANHAKRFPLKVVKKAVRSEEALVCAVRRRDGRFLVHRRPDKGLLAGLWELPSHTLPAATTTTKKSGSTAPSRRRDAQGYVAGLLDGNGEKPVVRHVGDLGSVPWLFSHLKLTMHVHSFEVEGDEDLGSSHARHRWATAEEVDEESMGTGMRKCWALVRERMEE encoded by the coding sequence ATGATAGAGCGCCGCAGTGTCCGCCGACAGAGCTCACTCGCAGCGGCAAAGAGAATACTCGCCCAAGTCGATGATGAGCAAGACGATGAGCCGGTGAGGGCAATTTCAAAAAGGCGTAAAATCGTCGCCAAACCTCGGGAAGAAGACGCGTTTGAAGCCGACTTTGCACCTCGtgcagacgacgatgacgacaacgacgacaacgacgacgaggatgaggtaAAGGAAACCAAGCTAAAAGACGAACACGAGGAAATCTATGGAATCGAGGAAGCATTAGAACCGCAGCCCAAGCGGCGCAAGGTGGAAAAGACGCGAAAGGCAGACACCGCAAAACTTCATGCAAGACTCTTCGGCCCATCCGcacaggcggcggcgtcgtcgacccgTCCAGCAGAAGCCTGCTCACCTCGGTCGAGAACCCACGCCGTCACGTATCACCGCCCTCTGTTGCTAGACGGCCAGCCGGGACGCCATGGACGtgacgccctcctcgcctgGTTCGACGCCGTCAGCACCACGCGCGGCATGCCGTGGCGCAAGCCCTGGATCGACCCGCGAGAACCCCGCGATGacctccgcgccgccctcgagagGCGCGCCTACGAGGTCTGGATCAGCGAGATCATGCTGCAGCAGAcccgcgtcgccgtcgtcatcgactACTGGAACCGCTGGATGGCGCGGTGGCCCACCATCcaggacctcgccgccgcgccgcccgaggacgtcgtgAGCGCCTGGCGCGGCCTGGGGTACTACAGCCGCGCGACGCGAATCCACGAGGCCGCGAagctggtcgtcggcgacccGGGCTGGAACGGCCTGATGCCCGCCGACacggccgagctcgaggccaaggtccCCGGCGTGGGTCGGTACACGGCcggcgccatctcggccatcgtcttcggccgGGCGGCGCCCATGGTCGATGGCAACGTGCTCCGCGTGCTGAGCCGGCAGCTGGGCGTGTTCGGCAACGCCAAGTCGGACAAGACCGTTATCGACCTGCTCTGGGCCGCGGCGGATGCGCTCGTCAAAGCCGTCGCGAAGGATAGCAcaggcgatgacgacgatgccgaggagaaggtccCGCCGACGAGCGATCGGCCCGGGCGATGGGGACAGGCCCTGATGGAGCTCGGCAGCACCGTTTGCACGCCCAAGCCGAACTGTGGCGAATGTCCCGTCACGTCGACGTGTCGCGCCTACGCCGAGGGCCTGCTGTTGGCGGCCGCGAAGCCAAGAAAGGGGGCCGGGGTGGTGGAGGACATTGAGGACTTGTGCTCGATTTGCGAGCCCTTTgaggatgcggcggcggaggatgAAGCGGCAGCGTCCGGGGGCGACTCAGACACGGATGCGCCCAAGACGGTCAGGGGAGCCAAAAAGGGGGCAACAAagtctcggccggcggcgaagcaaGCCACCCTGTCCgctttcttctcttccaagACGACACAAAAGGTAGAGCCCTCCGCGCCGAAGGGGCCGGAGGTGAACGCCAAAACGCTCGAGGTGGTCGCCAACCACGCCAAGAGGTTCCCACTCAAGGTggtcaagaaggccgtccGATCGGAGGAGGCCCTCGTctgcgccgtccgccgccgtgacGGACGTTTCCTGGTGCACCGGCGACCCGACaagggcctcctcgccgggcTGTGGGAGCTGCCGAGCCACacgctgccggcggcgacaacgacgacgaagaagagcggaagcacggcgccgtcaaggaggagggacgCGCAGGGGTACGTGGCTGGTCTGCTTGATGGCAACGGGGAGAAGCCCGTGGTGCGGCATGTCGGGGATCTCGGCAGCGTGCCATGGCTGTTTTCGCACCTCAAGCTGACGATGCATGTGCACTCGTTCGAGGTTGAGGGGGACGAGGATCTCGGGT
- a CDS encoding Putative phosphatidylethanolamine-binding protein, with protein MSLSDHTEKLTRSLEQAKLVPGSAESLIPAGFAPTTKLEVSFAGKTVDAGNFFRAGECKVVPSVSFGAEAGASSGASYTLFLTDPDAPTPDNPQFAFWRHWVLPGLQPLSGDAAVAQTKPALTEFLGPGPKDDSKPHRYLFLLYREPEGLDLKKEDVGGEEFVQRRSWKPAEFAEKHGLKLVAANWMTCAGDGWTE; from the exons GACCACACCGAGAAGCTCACCCGCTCGctcgagcaggccaagcTCGTGCCCGGGTCGGCCGAGTCGCTGATCCCTGCCGGGTTCGCGCCGACGACCAAGCTCGAGGTGTCGTTCGCGGGCAAGACGGTGGACGCGGGCAACTTCTTCCGCGCGGGCGAGTGCAAGGTGGTGCCGAGCGTGTCgttcggcgccgaggccggggccAGCTCGGGCGCGTCCTACACGCTCTTCCTGACGGACCCGGACGCGCCGACGCCCGACAACCCGCAGTTCGCCTTCTGGAGGCACTGGGTGCTGCCGGGGCTGCAGCCCCTCAGCGGGGACGCGGCGGTCGCGCAGACGAAGCCGGCGCTGACCGAGTTCCTCGGACCCGGACCCAAGGACGA CTCGAAGCCGCACCGCTACCTCTTCCTGCTCTACCGGGAGCCCGAGGGCCTGGatctcaagaaggaggacgtTGGCGGGGAGGAGTTTGTGCAGAGGCGGTCGTGGAAGCcggccgagttcgccgagaAACACGGTCTGAAGCTGGTCGCCGCCAACTGGATGACGTGCGCCGGTGACGGCTGGACCGAGTga